The following proteins are co-located in the Castanea sativa cultivar Marrone di Chiusa Pesio chromosome 8, ASM4071231v1 genome:
- the LOC142605991 gene encoding uncharacterized protein LOC142605991, producing MERLSITEECAFAFEDLTQYLDSPPILSRPEKEEVLYAYLAVTDYVVSLVLVRNDDGIQKPVYYVNKSLQDAKMRYLPLEKAVLTIEIRYIGRVAKWGTRLGAYDVKYMPWTPIKGQVLADFMAEFIEDNLKKEEVILTVTAALPINAPPWELGFVATNNEALLARALMVRQLGGEVVELYCDSRLVVGQVNGDFEARDERMQGYLSRVKCALNRFKSFVLKQIPRGQNAHADSLAMLATSLGSKLPRVVLVEDMISSSLVNIPAVGVHSMQVGPSWMDPIVTFLKQGILPEDKTRVEKVRRNAPRYWLSEEQKLYKRSYSSPYLLCVHPEAVEPMLKELHEGISGSHTGGRSLAYRTLT from the exons ATGGAAAGACTTTCAATCACTGAGGAATGCGCTTTCGCCTTCGAAGATCTAACGCAATATTTAGATAGTCCACCCATACTTTCTAGACCTGAGAAAGAGGAAGTGTTGTACGCCTATCTAGCAGTCACAGATTATGTTGTCAGCCTCGTCCTCGTACGGAATGATGATGGAATCCAAAAGCCTGTTTATTACGTTAACAAATCTCTACAAGATGCTAAAATGCGTTACCTACCCTTGGAAAAGGCAGTGTTAACTATT GAAATCAGATACATAGGCcgagtggcaaaatggggaacaaGACTTGGAGCTTATGATGTCAAATATATGCCATGGACACCCATTAAAGGACAGGTCCTCGCAGATTTCATGGCGGAGTTCATTGAAGATAACCTCAAGAAAGAAGAGGTAATCTTAACAGTGACAGCTGCCTTACCCATCAATGCTCCCCCGTGGGAG TTAGGTTTCGTAgccactaacaatgaggccCTTTTAGCAAGAGCCCTGATGGTCAGACAGTTAGGAGGAGAAGTGGTAGAATTATATTGTGATTCCAGGTTAGTCGTCGGACAAGTCAATGGAGATTTTGAAGCTAGGGATGAAAGGATGCAAGGGTACCTCAGTAGGGTGAAGTGTGCTTTAAACAGGTTTAAGAGTTTTGTATTGAAGCAAATCCCTAGAGGACAGAATGCTCACGCTGATTCATTGGCTATGCTTGCTACTTCCTTAGGATCGAAGCTTCCGCGGGTGGTGTTGGTAGAGGATATGATAAGCTCTAGTCTCGTCAACATACCGGCAGTTGGGGTACACAGTATGCAAGTGGGGCcgagttggatggatcctattgtgACATTTTTAAAGCAAGGTATATTGCCCGAGGATAAGACTAGGGTAGAAAAGGTACGCAGAAACGCTCCCCGTTATTGGCTATCTGAGGAGCAGAAGTTATACAAGCGCTCTTATTCGAGTCCGTATCTTTTGTGTGTACATCCTGAGGCAGTTGAGCCCATGTTAAAAGAATTACACGAAGGCATAAGTGGAAGTCACACTGGTGGTAGGTCCCTAGCTTATAGGACTCTAAcctag